The uncultured Dysgonomonas sp. genome contains the following window.
TTTCAGGAACCTTGGCTTACTGTTCGGCGTGAGCATATACAATTGCCTAATGGGAATGAAATCCCCGATTATTATCTGCTCGATTATCCTGACTGGGTAAATGTTCTAGCTATCACAAAAAACAAAGAGTTTATTCTTGTTAGCCAGTACAGGCACGGGCTCGGGTACACATCTATGGAATTATGCGCAGGAGTAGCAGAAAAGTATGATCCGTCATTTGAGGTTTCTGCACAACGGGAATTACTTGAAGAAACAGGATATGGGAACGGCAATTGGACAAAATACAT
Protein-coding sequences here:
- a CDS encoding NUDIX hydrolase, translating into MNNKIDDKAWKVLKSEYLFQEPWLTVRREHIQLPNGNEIPDYYLLDYPDWVNVLAITKNKEFILVSQYRHGLGYTSMELCAGVAEKYDPSFEVSAQRELLEETGYGNGNWTKYMEISVNPGTHTNMTHCFLATDVEKISEQNLEATEDISVHLLSADELVTLLKKDSIKQAVQAAPLWKYIAENHLI